In Grus americana isolate bGruAme1 chromosome 4, bGruAme1.mat, whole genome shotgun sequence, one genomic interval encodes:
- the TLR3 gene encoding toll-like receptor 3 isoform X2, whose translation MVRILCGWLVKQTDKMMGSAYLWWSSLSVRLVSVCLLCASIGKQCQIRNEMADCSHLKLTQIPSDLPNNITGLDISHNQLRQLGPANLTKYSQLVYLNAGYNSISKLQPELCQSVPLLQILKLEHNELYKLPDKVFASCTNLTELNLGYNRIDSKNDPFKTLENLSYLDLSHNFLKSANLGLQQQLKNLRELRLDNNQIAELKKEDFSFLSNTSLNSLDLSSNPLEEFHVGCLHAIGNLFGLTLNNVELGENRTKKLCTELSNTAIQNLSLSHVKLSYIGKSTFQGLQGTNLTVLNLSQNSLSVIEDDSFQWLSSLQYLNLKHNNIHVSSRLFYGLSSLKHLNLINSLTGKIEDFSFHWLYRLEYLIMDNNNFPGITAHMFTGLNNLKYLSLCNCNINLQRITNKTFSSLANSSLQLLNLTKTRISTIESGAFSSLGHLKILDLGLNEISQELTGHEFKGLNNIQDIYLSYNKNLTLRSESFIFVPSLRKLMLRKVGCSNLALSPSPFHPLQNLTVLDISNNNIANIKDDLFDGLHKLDILDLQHNNLARLWKHANPGGPVLFLEDLRNLRILNLKSNGLDEIPVQVFKGLFKLKHLDLGSNNLNLLPATLFDDQASLYSLNLQKNLITSVEQKVFGPAFKNLRILEMDSNPFDCTCESIAWFADWLNVTKAYIPGLWSQYICNTPSKYHGSLVLRFDSSACKDSAPFKLLFVITTTTVMLLIFIVLIIHFEGWRIAFYWNISVNRILGFKELDRQQEEFNYDAYVIHARQDKNWVSKNLISLEKNYHFQIKFCLEERDFEAGISEFEATINSIKTSRKIIFLVTEHLLQDPWCKNFKVYHALQQAIEQSRDSIILIFLHDIQDYRLYHALHLRRGMFRSCCILNWPAQKERVSAFHQQLVMALKSNSKAH comes from the exons ATGGTTAGAATTTTATGTGGCTGGCTTGTAAAACAAACTG ATAAAATGATGGGAAGTGCTTATCTGTGGTGGAGCAGCTTATCTGTCAGGCTGGTGTCTGTCTGCTTGCTATGTGCATCCATTGGAAAGCAATGTCAGATCCGAAATGAAATGGCTGACTGCAGTCACCTAAAGCTGACTCAAATTCCTTCTGATCTCCCAAACAATATAACGGGTTTGGACATTTCTCATAATCAGCTAAGACAACTAGGTCCTGCAAATCTGACCAAGTATAGCCAGCTGGTTTACTTGAATGCAGGCTACAACAGCATCTCTAAACTGCAACCAGAATTGTGCCAAAGTGTGCCCCTGTTGCAGATTCTGAAGTTAGAACATAATGAATTGTACAAGCTCCCTGACAAAGTCTTTGCTTCCTGCACCAACCTGACTGAGCTCAATCTAGGATACAACAGAATAGACAGTAAAAACGATCCTTTCAAAACCCTGGAG AACTTGAGTTATTTGGACCTATCTCATAATTTTTTGAAGTCAGCAAATTTAGGATTGCAGCAACAGTTGAAGAACCTTCGTGAGCTCAGATTGGATAACAATCAAATTGCTGagttaaaaaaggaagacttcAGTTTTCTCAGCAACACGTCACTGAATAGTCTCGATTTGTCATCAAATCCACTGGAAGAG tttCATGTAGGATGCTTACATGCAATTGGAAATCTGTTTGGCCTCACGCTGAACAATGTTGAACTTGGTGAAAATCGCACAAAGAAACTTTGTACAGAGTTATCAAACACAGCGATTCAGAACCTCTCACTGAGCCATGTGAAGCTTTCCTACATTGGCAAGTCAACTTTCCAGGGACTGCAAGGAACAAACCTTACAGTTTTAAACCTTTCCCAAAACTCTCTGTCTGTGATAGAAGATGACTCGTTTCAGTGGCTTTCAAGTTTACAATACTTAAACCTGAAGCATAACAACATTCATGTATCTTCACGTTTATTTTATGGATTATCCAGCCTCAAACATCTGAATCTGATAAATTCACTCACTGGGAAAAttgaagatttttcctttcattggtTATACCGCCTGGAGTACCTTATAATGGATAATAACAATTTTCCAGGAATTACTGCTCATATGTTCACAGGTCTGAATAACCTGAAATACCTGAGTCTCTGTAACTGCAACATAAACTTACAAAGAATaactaataaaacattttcatcacTTGCTAATTCCAGTTTGCAGCTTCTCAACCTCACAAAAACAAGAATCTCCACAATAGAAAGTGGGGCATTTTCTTCCTTGGGACACCTGAAAATTCTTGATCTTGGTCTCAATGAAATTAGTCAAGAGCTCACAGGTCATGAATTTAAAGGTCTCAATAATATACAAGATATTTATCTTTCCTATAATAAAAACTTGACTTTGCGAAGTGAATCATTCATTTTTGTCCCAAGCCTTAGAAAACTGATGCTGAGAAAAGTAGGTTGCAGTAATCTGGCACTTTCTCCTTCACCTTTTCATCCTCTACAAAATCTGACTGTCCTGGACATCAGCAATAACAACATAGCAAACATAAAAGACGACTTGTTTGATGGACTTCACAAACTTGACATTCTGGATTTGCAGCACAATAATTTAGCCCGACTTTGGAAACATGCAAATCCAGGTGGCCCTGTTCTTTTTTTAGAAGATCTTCGTAACTTGCGTATTCTTAACTTAAAATCAAACGGGCTTGATGAGATTCCAGTTCAGGTTTTCAAGGGTCTGTTCAAATTAAAACACTTGGATTTAGGATCGAATAATTTGAATTTGCTTCCAGCAACTCTGTTTGATGACCAAGCTTCTCTGTATTCCTTGaaccttcagaaaaatctgataACCTCAGTTGAACAAAAAGTGTTTGGCCCAGCTTTCAAGAACTTGAGAATACTAGAGATGGATTCCAATCCATTTGATTGCACCTGTGAAAGCATTGCTTGGTTTGCTGATTGGCTTAATGTGACCAAAGCATATATACCTGGATTGTGGTCCCAGTACATTTGCAACACCCCATCCAAATACCATGGTAGTCTGGTGTTGCGTTTTGATAGTTCAGCCTGCAAAGACAGTGCTCCATTTAAACTTCTCTTTGTAATAACTACCACTACTGTGATGCTActcatttttattgttcttaTCATCCATTTTGAAGGGTGGAGAATAGCTTTCTACTGGAATATTTCTGTAAATCGAATACTTGGTTTTAAAGAACTTGACAGACAACAGGAAGAGTTTAATTATGATGCCTATGTTATTCATGCAAGACAGGACAAGAATTGGGTGTCTAAGAATTTAatctctctggaaaaaaattaccactTTCAAATTAAGTTTTGTTTAGAAGAACGGGACTTTGAAGCAGGCATATCTGAATTTGAAGCTACAATTAACAGTATAAAAACAAGcaggaagattatttttcttgtgactGAACATCTCTTACAGGATCCCTGGTGCAAAAA ttttaagGTGTATCATGCTCTTCAGCAAGCTATTGAACAAAGTCGGGACTCCATCATACTGATCTTTCTTCATGATATCCAAGACTACAGGTTGTATCATGCACTTCACCTGAGAAGAGGAATGTTCAGATCTTGCTGCATCTTGAACTGGCCAGCCCAGAAAGAACGAGTTAGCGCATTTCATCAGCAATTAGTGATGGCACTTAAATCTAACAGTAAAGCACACTGA
- the TLR3 gene encoding toll-like receptor 3 isoform X3: MMGSAYLWWSSLSVRLVSVCLLCASIGKQCQIRNEMADCSHLKLTQIPSDLPNNITGLDISHNQLRQLGPANLTKYSQLVYLNAGYNSISKLQPELCQSVPLLQILKLEHNELYKLPDKVFASCTNLTELNLGYNRIDSKNDPFKTLENLSYLDLSHNFLKSANLGLQQQLKNLRELRLDNNQIAELKKEDFSFLSNTSLNSLDLSSNPLEEFHVGCLHAIGNLFGLTLNNVELGENRTKKLCTELSNTAIQNLSLSHVKLSYIGKSTFQGLQGTNLTVLNLSQNSLSVIEDDSFQWLSSLQYLNLKHNNIHVSSRLFYGLSSLKHLNLINSLTGKIEDFSFHWLYRLEYLIMDNNNFPGITAHMFTGLNNLKYLSLCNCNINLQRITNKTFSSLANSSLQLLNLTKTRISTIESGAFSSLGHLKILDLGLNEISQELTGHEFKGLNNIQDIYLSYNKNLTLRSESFIFVPSLRKLMLRKVGCSNLALSPSPFHPLQNLTVLDISNNNIANIKDDLFDGLHKLDILDLQHNNLARLWKHANPGGPVLFLEDLRNLRILNLKSNGLDEIPVQVFKGLFKLKHLDLGSNNLNLLPATLFDDQASLYSLNLQKNLITSVEQKVFGPAFKNLRILEMDSNPFDCTCESIAWFADWLNVTKAYIPGLWSQYICNTPSKYHGSLVLRFDSSACKDSAPFKLLFVITTTTVMLLIFIVLIIHFEGWRIAFYWNISVNRILGFKELDRQQEEFNYDAYVIHARQDKNWVSKNLISLEKNYHFQIKFCLEERDFEAGISEFEATINSIKTSRKIIFLVTEHLLQDPWCKNFKVYHALQQAIEQSRDSIILIFLHDIQDYRLYHALHLRRGMFRSCCILNWPAQKERVSAFHQQLVMALKSNSKAH, from the exons ATGATGGGAAGTGCTTATCTGTGGTGGAGCAGCTTATCTGTCAGGCTGGTGTCTGTCTGCTTGCTATGTGCATCCATTGGAAAGCAATGTCAGATCCGAAATGAAATGGCTGACTGCAGTCACCTAAAGCTGACTCAAATTCCTTCTGATCTCCCAAACAATATAACGGGTTTGGACATTTCTCATAATCAGCTAAGACAACTAGGTCCTGCAAATCTGACCAAGTATAGCCAGCTGGTTTACTTGAATGCAGGCTACAACAGCATCTCTAAACTGCAACCAGAATTGTGCCAAAGTGTGCCCCTGTTGCAGATTCTGAAGTTAGAACATAATGAATTGTACAAGCTCCCTGACAAAGTCTTTGCTTCCTGCACCAACCTGACTGAGCTCAATCTAGGATACAACAGAATAGACAGTAAAAACGATCCTTTCAAAACCCTGGAG AACTTGAGTTATTTGGACCTATCTCATAATTTTTTGAAGTCAGCAAATTTAGGATTGCAGCAACAGTTGAAGAACCTTCGTGAGCTCAGATTGGATAACAATCAAATTGCTGagttaaaaaaggaagacttcAGTTTTCTCAGCAACACGTCACTGAATAGTCTCGATTTGTCATCAAATCCACTGGAAGAG tttCATGTAGGATGCTTACATGCAATTGGAAATCTGTTTGGCCTCACGCTGAACAATGTTGAACTTGGTGAAAATCGCACAAAGAAACTTTGTACAGAGTTATCAAACACAGCGATTCAGAACCTCTCACTGAGCCATGTGAAGCTTTCCTACATTGGCAAGTCAACTTTCCAGGGACTGCAAGGAACAAACCTTACAGTTTTAAACCTTTCCCAAAACTCTCTGTCTGTGATAGAAGATGACTCGTTTCAGTGGCTTTCAAGTTTACAATACTTAAACCTGAAGCATAACAACATTCATGTATCTTCACGTTTATTTTATGGATTATCCAGCCTCAAACATCTGAATCTGATAAATTCACTCACTGGGAAAAttgaagatttttcctttcattggtTATACCGCCTGGAGTACCTTATAATGGATAATAACAATTTTCCAGGAATTACTGCTCATATGTTCACAGGTCTGAATAACCTGAAATACCTGAGTCTCTGTAACTGCAACATAAACTTACAAAGAATaactaataaaacattttcatcacTTGCTAATTCCAGTTTGCAGCTTCTCAACCTCACAAAAACAAGAATCTCCACAATAGAAAGTGGGGCATTTTCTTCCTTGGGACACCTGAAAATTCTTGATCTTGGTCTCAATGAAATTAGTCAAGAGCTCACAGGTCATGAATTTAAAGGTCTCAATAATATACAAGATATTTATCTTTCCTATAATAAAAACTTGACTTTGCGAAGTGAATCATTCATTTTTGTCCCAAGCCTTAGAAAACTGATGCTGAGAAAAGTAGGTTGCAGTAATCTGGCACTTTCTCCTTCACCTTTTCATCCTCTACAAAATCTGACTGTCCTGGACATCAGCAATAACAACATAGCAAACATAAAAGACGACTTGTTTGATGGACTTCACAAACTTGACATTCTGGATTTGCAGCACAATAATTTAGCCCGACTTTGGAAACATGCAAATCCAGGTGGCCCTGTTCTTTTTTTAGAAGATCTTCGTAACTTGCGTATTCTTAACTTAAAATCAAACGGGCTTGATGAGATTCCAGTTCAGGTTTTCAAGGGTCTGTTCAAATTAAAACACTTGGATTTAGGATCGAATAATTTGAATTTGCTTCCAGCAACTCTGTTTGATGACCAAGCTTCTCTGTATTCCTTGaaccttcagaaaaatctgataACCTCAGTTGAACAAAAAGTGTTTGGCCCAGCTTTCAAGAACTTGAGAATACTAGAGATGGATTCCAATCCATTTGATTGCACCTGTGAAAGCATTGCTTGGTTTGCTGATTGGCTTAATGTGACCAAAGCATATATACCTGGATTGTGGTCCCAGTACATTTGCAACACCCCATCCAAATACCATGGTAGTCTGGTGTTGCGTTTTGATAGTTCAGCCTGCAAAGACAGTGCTCCATTTAAACTTCTCTTTGTAATAACTACCACTACTGTGATGCTActcatttttattgttcttaTCATCCATTTTGAAGGGTGGAGAATAGCTTTCTACTGGAATATTTCTGTAAATCGAATACTTGGTTTTAAAGAACTTGACAGACAACAGGAAGAGTTTAATTATGATGCCTATGTTATTCATGCAAGACAGGACAAGAATTGGGTGTCTAAGAATTTAatctctctggaaaaaaattaccactTTCAAATTAAGTTTTGTTTAGAAGAACGGGACTTTGAAGCAGGCATATCTGAATTTGAAGCTACAATTAACAGTATAAAAACAAGcaggaagattatttttcttgtgactGAACATCTCTTACAGGATCCCTGGTGCAAAAA ttttaagGTGTATCATGCTCTTCAGCAAGCTATTGAACAAAGTCGGGACTCCATCATACTGATCTTTCTTCATGATATCCAAGACTACAGGTTGTATCATGCACTTCACCTGAGAAGAGGAATGTTCAGATCTTGCTGCATCTTGAACTGGCCAGCCCAGAAAGAACGAGTTAGCGCATTTCATCAGCAATTAGTGATGGCACTTAAATCTAACAGTAAAGCACACTGA
- the TLR3 gene encoding toll-like receptor 3 isoform X1: MWLQVTAIRCSLPVLTFSFASSGAGRCVSSWFLCAEKLLQCLDASKLKKIKPTVYSVTLSCKSDNRCVLSSLDPQPKHKTPQADSRLPAMKKAEKGSLSGLTGSQPKDLICVCAACFLCLSNLDELTTTAKEPGSYLISLKQTLRRMHVTDKMMGSAYLWWSSLSVRLVSVCLLCASIGKQCQIRNEMADCSHLKLTQIPSDLPNNITGLDISHNQLRQLGPANLTKYSQLVYLNAGYNSISKLQPELCQSVPLLQILKLEHNELYKLPDKVFASCTNLTELNLGYNRIDSKNDPFKTLENLSYLDLSHNFLKSANLGLQQQLKNLRELRLDNNQIAELKKEDFSFLSNTSLNSLDLSSNPLEEFHVGCLHAIGNLFGLTLNNVELGENRTKKLCTELSNTAIQNLSLSHVKLSYIGKSTFQGLQGTNLTVLNLSQNSLSVIEDDSFQWLSSLQYLNLKHNNIHVSSRLFYGLSSLKHLNLINSLTGKIEDFSFHWLYRLEYLIMDNNNFPGITAHMFTGLNNLKYLSLCNCNINLQRITNKTFSSLANSSLQLLNLTKTRISTIESGAFSSLGHLKILDLGLNEISQELTGHEFKGLNNIQDIYLSYNKNLTLRSESFIFVPSLRKLMLRKVGCSNLALSPSPFHPLQNLTVLDISNNNIANIKDDLFDGLHKLDILDLQHNNLARLWKHANPGGPVLFLEDLRNLRILNLKSNGLDEIPVQVFKGLFKLKHLDLGSNNLNLLPATLFDDQASLYSLNLQKNLITSVEQKVFGPAFKNLRILEMDSNPFDCTCESIAWFADWLNVTKAYIPGLWSQYICNTPSKYHGSLVLRFDSSACKDSAPFKLLFVITTTTVMLLIFIVLIIHFEGWRIAFYWNISVNRILGFKELDRQQEEFNYDAYVIHARQDKNWVSKNLISLEKNYHFQIKFCLEERDFEAGISEFEATINSIKTSRKIIFLVTEHLLQDPWCKNFKVYHALQQAIEQSRDSIILIFLHDIQDYRLYHALHLRRGMFRSCCILNWPAQKERVSAFHQQLVMALKSNSKAH, encoded by the exons ATGTGGCTTCAG GTCACGGCAATTCGGTGCAGTCTGCCTGTCCTCACTTTCAGTTTCGCTTCTTCCGGCGCTGGGCGGTGTGTTTCCTCATGGTTTTTGTGTGCTGAGAAACTTCTGCAGTGCCTGGATGCCTCTAAACTGAAGAAGATAAAGCCCACAGTG TATTCTGTAACACTGTCCTGCAAGTCTGATAACAGGTGTGTGCTTTCTTCACTGGATCCCCAACCAAAGCATAAAACACCTCAAGCTGACTCCAGACTTCCTGcaatgaaaaaagcagaaaaaggcagCCTTTCAGGCCTCACTGGAAGTCAGCCAAAGGACCTGATTTGTGTTTGTGCAGCATGTTTCTTGTGCCTTTCAAACTTAGATGAGCTGACAACAACTGCTAAGGAGCCTGGCAGCTATCTGATCTCCCTAAAACAAACCCTCAGAAGGATGCATGTCACAG ATAAAATGATGGGAAGTGCTTATCTGTGGTGGAGCAGCTTATCTGTCAGGCTGGTGTCTGTCTGCTTGCTATGTGCATCCATTGGAAAGCAATGTCAGATCCGAAATGAAATGGCTGACTGCAGTCACCTAAAGCTGACTCAAATTCCTTCTGATCTCCCAAACAATATAACGGGTTTGGACATTTCTCATAATCAGCTAAGACAACTAGGTCCTGCAAATCTGACCAAGTATAGCCAGCTGGTTTACTTGAATGCAGGCTACAACAGCATCTCTAAACTGCAACCAGAATTGTGCCAAAGTGTGCCCCTGTTGCAGATTCTGAAGTTAGAACATAATGAATTGTACAAGCTCCCTGACAAAGTCTTTGCTTCCTGCACCAACCTGACTGAGCTCAATCTAGGATACAACAGAATAGACAGTAAAAACGATCCTTTCAAAACCCTGGAG AACTTGAGTTATTTGGACCTATCTCATAATTTTTTGAAGTCAGCAAATTTAGGATTGCAGCAACAGTTGAAGAACCTTCGTGAGCTCAGATTGGATAACAATCAAATTGCTGagttaaaaaaggaagacttcAGTTTTCTCAGCAACACGTCACTGAATAGTCTCGATTTGTCATCAAATCCACTGGAAGAG tttCATGTAGGATGCTTACATGCAATTGGAAATCTGTTTGGCCTCACGCTGAACAATGTTGAACTTGGTGAAAATCGCACAAAGAAACTTTGTACAGAGTTATCAAACACAGCGATTCAGAACCTCTCACTGAGCCATGTGAAGCTTTCCTACATTGGCAAGTCAACTTTCCAGGGACTGCAAGGAACAAACCTTACAGTTTTAAACCTTTCCCAAAACTCTCTGTCTGTGATAGAAGATGACTCGTTTCAGTGGCTTTCAAGTTTACAATACTTAAACCTGAAGCATAACAACATTCATGTATCTTCACGTTTATTTTATGGATTATCCAGCCTCAAACATCTGAATCTGATAAATTCACTCACTGGGAAAAttgaagatttttcctttcattggtTATACCGCCTGGAGTACCTTATAATGGATAATAACAATTTTCCAGGAATTACTGCTCATATGTTCACAGGTCTGAATAACCTGAAATACCTGAGTCTCTGTAACTGCAACATAAACTTACAAAGAATaactaataaaacattttcatcacTTGCTAATTCCAGTTTGCAGCTTCTCAACCTCACAAAAACAAGAATCTCCACAATAGAAAGTGGGGCATTTTCTTCCTTGGGACACCTGAAAATTCTTGATCTTGGTCTCAATGAAATTAGTCAAGAGCTCACAGGTCATGAATTTAAAGGTCTCAATAATATACAAGATATTTATCTTTCCTATAATAAAAACTTGACTTTGCGAAGTGAATCATTCATTTTTGTCCCAAGCCTTAGAAAACTGATGCTGAGAAAAGTAGGTTGCAGTAATCTGGCACTTTCTCCTTCACCTTTTCATCCTCTACAAAATCTGACTGTCCTGGACATCAGCAATAACAACATAGCAAACATAAAAGACGACTTGTTTGATGGACTTCACAAACTTGACATTCTGGATTTGCAGCACAATAATTTAGCCCGACTTTGGAAACATGCAAATCCAGGTGGCCCTGTTCTTTTTTTAGAAGATCTTCGTAACTTGCGTATTCTTAACTTAAAATCAAACGGGCTTGATGAGATTCCAGTTCAGGTTTTCAAGGGTCTGTTCAAATTAAAACACTTGGATTTAGGATCGAATAATTTGAATTTGCTTCCAGCAACTCTGTTTGATGACCAAGCTTCTCTGTATTCCTTGaaccttcagaaaaatctgataACCTCAGTTGAACAAAAAGTGTTTGGCCCAGCTTTCAAGAACTTGAGAATACTAGAGATGGATTCCAATCCATTTGATTGCACCTGTGAAAGCATTGCTTGGTTTGCTGATTGGCTTAATGTGACCAAAGCATATATACCTGGATTGTGGTCCCAGTACATTTGCAACACCCCATCCAAATACCATGGTAGTCTGGTGTTGCGTTTTGATAGTTCAGCCTGCAAAGACAGTGCTCCATTTAAACTTCTCTTTGTAATAACTACCACTACTGTGATGCTActcatttttattgttcttaTCATCCATTTTGAAGGGTGGAGAATAGCTTTCTACTGGAATATTTCTGTAAATCGAATACTTGGTTTTAAAGAACTTGACAGACAACAGGAAGAGTTTAATTATGATGCCTATGTTATTCATGCAAGACAGGACAAGAATTGGGTGTCTAAGAATTTAatctctctggaaaaaaattaccactTTCAAATTAAGTTTTGTTTAGAAGAACGGGACTTTGAAGCAGGCATATCTGAATTTGAAGCTACAATTAACAGTATAAAAACAAGcaggaagattatttttcttgtgactGAACATCTCTTACAGGATCCCTGGTGCAAAAA ttttaagGTGTATCATGCTCTTCAGCAAGCTATTGAACAAAGTCGGGACTCCATCATACTGATCTTTCTTCATGATATCCAAGACTACAGGTTGTATCATGCACTTCACCTGAGAAGAGGAATGTTCAGATCTTGCTGCATCTTGAACTGGCCAGCCCAGAAAGAACGAGTTAGCGCATTTCATCAGCAATTAGTGATGGCACTTAAATCTAACAGTAAAGCACACTGA